Proteins from a genomic interval of Equus quagga isolate Etosha38 chromosome 13, UCLA_HA_Equagga_1.0, whole genome shotgun sequence:
- the LOC124250191 gene encoding olfactory receptor 5V1-like codes for MTLFEMNNQTEVSEFIFLGFSNHPKLQGLFFLIFLVIYPTTLLGNTLIIMATRIGPALHTPMYYFLSNLSFLDVCYTSTTIPVMLMNFFLEKKTISYEGRLSQIFFLVTCAGTEGVLLAAMAYDRYLAICHPRQYSVLVSVKVGAFLVTGSWLCGLVNSVTHTVLAATLTLCGPNQISHFLCDIPLLLKLSCSDTSLNESVLHVASATIGLSPCLFTAVSYILIISAILRIPSAQGRSKAFSTCASHLTVVVVFYGMANFNYDRPREGYNLDVDILVSVLFCVMTPMLNPIIYSLRNKEVKGALRKLSGRWVFPANICVWINGLKTVVGGPAEWHSG; via the coding sequence ATGACACTATTTGAAATGAACAATCAAACAGAGGTCTCTGAATTCATCTTCTTGGGATTTTCCAACCACCCCAAACTACAGGGCTTGTTCTTCCTGATCTTCCTGGTCATTTACCCGACAACTCTCCTGGGGAACACTCTTATTATAATGGCCACCAGGATCGGTCCTGCTCTCCACACTCCAATGTATTATTTCCTCAGCAACCTGAGTTTCTTGGATGTCTGCTACACATCCACCACCATTCCAGTCATGCTGATGAACTTCTTCCTGGAGAAGAAAACCATCTCATATGAGGGCCGCCTCTCCCAGATTTTCTTCCTTGTGACATGTGCTGGCACTGAGGGTGTCTTATTGGCTGCTATGGCTTATGACCGCTATTTAGCCATTTGCCACCCTCGTCAATATTCAGTCCTCGTGAGTGTGAAGGTCGGTGCTTTTTTGGTGACTGGGTCTTGGCTATGTGGCCTGGTGAATTCTGTGACACACACAGTACTGGCAGCCACACTCACTCTGTGTGGGCCCAACCAGATCAGCCACTTTCTCTGTGACATCCCACTGCTCCTGAAGCTCTCCTGCTCAGACACCTCTCTCAATGAGTCTGTGCTCCATGTGGCCAGTGCCACCATTGGCCTGAGCCCCTGTCTGTTTACTGCAGTGTCCTACATACTCATCATCTCTGCCATCCTTAGGATTCCCTCTGCTCAGGGCAGGAGCAAGGCCTTCTCTACCTGTGCATCCCACCTCACCGTGGTGGTGGTCTTTTATGGAATGGCCAACTTCAACTATGACAGACCCAGAGAAGGCTACAACCTGGATGTGGACATCCTGGTCTCTGTGCTGTTCTGTGTTATGACCCCCATGTTAAACCCCATCATCTATAGCCTGAGAAACAAAGAGGTCAAGGGTGCCCTGAGGAAGCTGAGTGGAAGGTGGGTGTTCCCTGCCAATATTTGTGTCTGGATCAATGGTCTTAAAACTGTGGTGGGTGGGCCGGCcgagtggcatagcggttaa